A single window of Verrucomicrobiia bacterium DNA harbors:
- a CDS encoding polysaccharide pyruvyl transferase family protein produces MSGMTETQILPEDANDSLKVRAALTDVLETLPDFDSCAIMDYPLFYNIGDHLIWSALTAWLLEVKKARIPYVAHAGSYTPRKLTAESQGPILFTGGGNLGDLWGYHQHFREKVIAAHPERPVVIMPQSIYFRDPAKLDRARRIFNAHPDLTLLARDEISYRFALGQFDRCRVLKAPDMSFYFADRLKLNDPFAGQQIFFHRRNDKELPANTRRGIPRVRNPGIVSGDWWSMNFASRGLQRLYRKCPFLSGLWQGPPVARLIELIPESQRACLEGLVREVGGLPYGGLHLKSLELVFRGVRQMAPYRLVITNRLHGHILCTLMGKPNILLANSYHKNQAFFETWTRGIRHACFSSSPSLCDVIGPPEASKEWPLYQAGLGTSETKLSTYFGMN; encoded by the coding sequence GGATTACCCGCTGTTTTACAACATCGGCGACCACCTCATCTGGTCCGCCTTGACCGCCTGGCTGCTCGAAGTCAAAAAAGCCCGGATCCCTTACGTGGCCCATGCTGGCAGCTACACGCCCCGGAAACTTACGGCCGAATCCCAGGGCCCGATTCTTTTTACGGGCGGAGGCAATCTCGGCGACCTGTGGGGATACCACCAGCATTTCCGCGAGAAGGTGATCGCGGCGCATCCGGAACGTCCGGTCGTCATCATGCCTCAGAGCATTTATTTCCGGGATCCCGCGAAGCTGGACCGCGCGCGCCGCATTTTCAACGCGCATCCGGACCTGACGCTCCTTGCGCGCGACGAAATCAGCTACCGTTTCGCGCTCGGGCAATTCGACCGGTGCCGCGTGCTCAAGGCGCCGGACATGTCCTTTTATTTCGCGGACCGGCTGAAGCTGAACGATCCCTTTGCGGGACAGCAGATCTTTTTTCACCGCCGCAACGACAAAGAATTGCCCGCGAACACGCGGCGGGGAATACCGCGTGTCCGCAATCCCGGCATCGTTTCCGGCGACTGGTGGTCCATGAACTTTGCTTCCCGCGGGCTTCAGAGGCTTTACCGCAAATGCCCTTTCCTTTCCGGATTGTGGCAGGGCCCTCCGGTTGCGCGCCTGATCGAATTGATTCCCGAAAGCCAGCGCGCTTGCCTCGAAGGGCTCGTGCGCGAAGTCGGCGGCCTGCCTTATGGCGGCCTGCATCTGAAATCGCTCGAACTTGTTTTCCGCGGCGTGCGGCAAATGGCCCCCTACCGGCTGGTGATTACCAACCGGCTGCACGGCCACATCCTGTGCACGCTCATGGGAAAGCCGAACATTTTGCTCGCAAATTCTTACCACAAAAATCAGGCTTTTTTCGAGACGTGGACGCGCGGCATCCGCCACGCCTGTTTTTCGTCTTCGCCTTCGCTTTGCGACGTGATCGGACCGCCCGAGGCCTCGAAAGAATGGCCGCTTTACCAGGCTGGGCTCGGGACCTCGGAAACTAAACTATCAACCTACTTCGGGATGAACTAG